In Erigeron canadensis isolate Cc75 chromosome 6, C_canadensis_v1, whole genome shotgun sequence, the following are encoded in one genomic region:
- the LOC122603123 gene encoding F-box/kelch-repeat protein At5g60570-like yields the protein MLKINNSFSEYLFEEENNEVGIKIMKKNGEQYDSLVPGMYDDVALICLAWVCRFDYAALSSLNKRFNSLMKSGYLYELRKQLGIVEHWVYMVSDPRGWEGFDPISKNWMRLPKIPCDECFNHADKESLAVGSELLVFGRELFDFAIWKYSLVRRHWVKCQGMNHSRCLFGSGTLGSIAIVAGGSDHNGNILKSAELYDSVTGEWEMLPNMHSPRRLCSGFFMDGKFYVIGGMTSPNDSLTCGEEFDLKTKKWRKIEGMYPNVNRAAQAPPLVAVVSDELYAVEYSSNMVKKYDKVKNLWEVLGRLPVRADSSNGWGLAFKACGERLLVVGGQRGPEGESIVLNSWSPKSGVKDGILDWKILGVKEHSGVFVYNCAVMGC from the coding sequence AtgttaaagataaataattCTTTCTCAGAATATTTGTTTGAGGAAGAAAATAATGAGGTtggaataaaaataatgaagaaaAATGGAGAGCAATATGATTCTCTTGTTCCTGGGATGTATGATGATGTTGCCTTAATATGTCTAGCTTGGGTATGTAGATTTGATTACGCCGCTTTATCGTCTTTAAATAAGCGCTTTAATTCGCTTATGAAAAGCGGATATTTATACGAATTAAGGAAACAGTTAGGGATAGTTGAGCATTGGGTGTATATGGTCTCTGATCCTAGAGGGTGGGAGGGGTTTGATCCAATTAGTAAGAAttggatgagactgccgaaaaTCCCTTGTGACGAGTGTTTTAATCATGCGGATAAAGAATCTTTAGCTGTGGGAAGTGAGTTGTTGGTTTTCGGGCGTGAGCTTTTTGATTTTGCTATATGGAAGTATAGTTTGGTTCGTCGGCATTGGGTGAAATGCCAAGGAATGAATCACTCTCGTTGTTTGTTTGGCTCCGGGACTCTTGGATCCATTGCTATTGTTGCAGGAGGAAGTGATCATAATGGGAATATCTTGAAGTCTGCTGAATTGTATGATTCTGTAACTGGGGAATGGGAAATGTTGCCAAATATGCATTCGCCTCGTAGATTATGTTCTGGTTTTTTCATGGATGGAAAGTTTTATGTGATAGGAGGGATGACAAGTCCCAATGATTCATTAACTTGTGGTGAGGAGTTTGatcttaaaactaaaaaatggaGGAAAATAGAAGGGATGTACCCTAATGTAAACCGGGCTGCACAAGCACCTCCTCTTGTTGCAGTTGTTAGTGATGAGTTATATGCAGTCGAGTATTCGAGCAATATGGTTAAGAAATATGACAAAGTTAAGAACTTGTGGGAGGTTTTGGGCCGACTACCTGTTCGGGCTGATTCATCAAACGGTTGGGGCTTGGCCTTCAAGGCTTGTGGGGAACGGCTTCTAGTAGTCGGTGGTCAAAGGGGTCCAGAAGGTGAATCTATTGTTCTCAATTCTTGGAGTCCAAAATCAGGGGTCAAAGATGGGATCTTGGATTGGAAAATTCTTGGTGTTAAAGAACATTCTGGAGTGTTTGTTTACAATTGTGCTGTGATGGGTTGCTGA
- the LOC122605489 gene encoding E3 ubiquitin-protein ligase MARCHF7-like isoform X2, which yields MSIFELRDSSTSRIEEVAIKVEGEDSEENMEAQNGKNWRKPNLFLEIPSRSIQPSSSQEFVLIKMPQTPTPTPKKVNFNLTPTSSEARPLASPSTHTTQTKSLKKSLLTKLSFKNRNTVSDTQKAVVSTNPATPSSLPQEKPYFSRSWSFTKIFTPRAKRMGSLPATPAGHSGPILGSSRGSLNSEAKVQGQMVRSLSVPNLNKEASIKRMDSFFRVIPSTPRVKEADAPTPTPTPTSNADEADGEDIPEEEAVCRICFVELCEGGETLKMECSCKGELALAHQECAIKWFSIKGNRTCDVCHQDVQNLPVTLLRIQSSTRHRNSAASRATHMEIDGYGVWQEVPILVIVSMLAYFCFLEQLLVRKMGTGAIALSLPFSCVLGLLSSMTASTMVKRQFVWLYASVQFSFVVLFAHIFYNVIHITPVLSILLATFAGCGLAMCGSSIIVEVLRIRRRWLDRSSQQANSRAVIHSEPEVVSSSRADPPHQTENRNIEASSGI from the exons atgtcaatATTTGAGCTgcgtgattcaagtacttcaagAATTGAGGAAGTTGCAATCAAG GTTGAAGGAGAAGATTCTGAGGAAAATATGGAAGCCCAAAATGGCAAGAATTGGAGAAAACCAAATCTATTCTTGGAGATACCATCAAGATCGATACAACCTTCTTCTTCACAGGAATTTGTTCTAATTAAAATGCCTCAAACACCAACTCCTACACCTAAAAAAGTGAACTTTAACTTAACACCAACCTCTTCGGAAGCTCGGCCACTGGCATCACCCTCTACTCACACCACACAAACCAAATCGTTGAAGAAAAGTCTTTTAACAAAATTGAGTTTCAAGAACAGGAATACTGTTTCTGATACGCAGAAGGCTGTTGTTAGCACAAATCCAGCAACCCCATCTTCTTTGCCTCAAGAAAAGCCTTATTTCTCGAGGTCATGGTCGTTCACAAAGATATTTACCCCTCGTGCGAAGAGAATGGGTTCTCTGCCTGCTACCCCTGCTGGTCATTCGGGCCCTATATTAGGAAGTTCAAGGGGTTCTTTAAATTCGGAG GCTAAAGTCCAGGGACAAATGGTTCGATCACTTTCAGTGCCTAACCTCAATAAAGAAGCAAGTATCAAGAGAATGGATTCATTTTTCCGTGTGATTCCATCAACTCCACGAGTAAAGGAAGCTGATGCCCCCACACCAACTCCTACTCCGACTAGTAATGCTG ATGAAGCTGATGGTGAAGATATACCTGAGGAAGAGGCGGTTTGTAGAATATGTTTTGTTGAATTATGTGAAGGTGGGGAGACCTTAAAAATGGAATGCAGTTGCAAAGGTGAACTTGCTTTAGCACATCAAGAATGCGCCATAAAATGGTTTAGCATAAAAGGTAACAGAACATGCGACGTTTGCCATCAAGACGTCCAAAACCTACCTGTTACACTTTTAAGAATACAAAGTAGTACTAGACACCGAAATTCTGCTGCAAGTAGAGCCACTCACATGGAAATTGATGGATACGG GGTGTGGCAGGAAGTGCCGATTTTGGTCATTGTTAGCATGCTTGCATACTTCTGTTTCCTTGAGCAGCTTCTG GTAAGGAAGATGGGAACAGGTGCAATCGCGCTCTCTCTTCCATTTTCTTGTGTCTTGGGTCTTCTTTCATCCATGACAGCTTCCACAATGG TGAAGAGACAATTTGTTTGGTTATATGCATCAGTCCAGTTCTCATTTGTAGTACTCTTTGCACATATTTTCTACAATGTG ATTCATATCACACCAGTTTTATCAATTCTTCTCGCCACGTTTGCTGGCTGTGGGCTAGCAATGTGTGGCAGCTCGATTATTGTAGAGGTCTTAAGAATAAGAAGACGATGGCTGGATAGATCAAGTCAACAAGCCAATTCTCGGGCTGTTATACATTCAGAACCAGAAGTGGTGTCATCCTCTCGTGCTGATCCTCCACACCAAACTGAAAATAGAAACATAGAAGCCTCTAGTGGAATTTAA
- the LOC122605489 gene encoding E3 ubiquitin-protein ligase MARCHF7-like isoform X1, with product MSIFELRDSSTSRIEEVAIKVEGEDSEENMEAQNGKNWRKPNLFLEIPSRSIQPSSSQEFVLIKMPQTPTPTPKKVNFNLTPTSSEARPLASPSTHTTQTKSLKKSLLTKLSFKNRNTVSDTQKAVVSTNPATPSSLPQEKPYFSRSWSFTKIFTPRAKRMGSLPATPAGHSGPILGSSRGSLNSEAKVQGQMVRSLSVPNLNKEASIKRMDSFFRVIPSTPRVKEADAPTPTPTPTSNADEADGEDIPEEEAVCRICFVELCEGGETLKMECSCKGELALAHQECAIKWFSIKGNRTCDVCHQDVQNLPVTLLRIQSSTRHRNSAASRATHMEIDGYGDIYRVWQEVPILVIVSMLAYFCFLEQLLVRKMGTGAIALSLPFSCVLGLLSSMTASTMVKRQFVWLYASVQFSFVVLFAHIFYNVIHITPVLSILLATFAGCGLAMCGSSIIVEVLRIRRRWLDRSSQQANSRAVIHSEPEVVSSSRADPPHQTENRNIEASSGI from the exons atgtcaatATTTGAGCTgcgtgattcaagtacttcaagAATTGAGGAAGTTGCAATCAAG GTTGAAGGAGAAGATTCTGAGGAAAATATGGAAGCCCAAAATGGCAAGAATTGGAGAAAACCAAATCTATTCTTGGAGATACCATCAAGATCGATACAACCTTCTTCTTCACAGGAATTTGTTCTAATTAAAATGCCTCAAACACCAACTCCTACACCTAAAAAAGTGAACTTTAACTTAACACCAACCTCTTCGGAAGCTCGGCCACTGGCATCACCCTCTACTCACACCACACAAACCAAATCGTTGAAGAAAAGTCTTTTAACAAAATTGAGTTTCAAGAACAGGAATACTGTTTCTGATACGCAGAAGGCTGTTGTTAGCACAAATCCAGCAACCCCATCTTCTTTGCCTCAAGAAAAGCCTTATTTCTCGAGGTCATGGTCGTTCACAAAGATATTTACCCCTCGTGCGAAGAGAATGGGTTCTCTGCCTGCTACCCCTGCTGGTCATTCGGGCCCTATATTAGGAAGTTCAAGGGGTTCTTTAAATTCGGAG GCTAAAGTCCAGGGACAAATGGTTCGATCACTTTCAGTGCCTAACCTCAATAAAGAAGCAAGTATCAAGAGAATGGATTCATTTTTCCGTGTGATTCCATCAACTCCACGAGTAAAGGAAGCTGATGCCCCCACACCAACTCCTACTCCGACTAGTAATGCTG ATGAAGCTGATGGTGAAGATATACCTGAGGAAGAGGCGGTTTGTAGAATATGTTTTGTTGAATTATGTGAAGGTGGGGAGACCTTAAAAATGGAATGCAGTTGCAAAGGTGAACTTGCTTTAGCACATCAAGAATGCGCCATAAAATGGTTTAGCATAAAAGGTAACAGAACATGCGACGTTTGCCATCAAGACGTCCAAAACCTACCTGTTACACTTTTAAGAATACAAAGTAGTACTAGACACCGAAATTCTGCTGCAAGTAGAGCCACTCACATGGAAATTGATGGATACGG TGATATCTATAGGGTGTGGCAGGAAGTGCCGATTTTGGTCATTGTTAGCATGCTTGCATACTTCTGTTTCCTTGAGCAGCTTCTG GTAAGGAAGATGGGAACAGGTGCAATCGCGCTCTCTCTTCCATTTTCTTGTGTCTTGGGTCTTCTTTCATCCATGACAGCTTCCACAATGG TGAAGAGACAATTTGTTTGGTTATATGCATCAGTCCAGTTCTCATTTGTAGTACTCTTTGCACATATTTTCTACAATGTG ATTCATATCACACCAGTTTTATCAATTCTTCTCGCCACGTTTGCTGGCTGTGGGCTAGCAATGTGTGGCAGCTCGATTATTGTAGAGGTCTTAAGAATAAGAAGACGATGGCTGGATAGATCAAGTCAACAAGCCAATTCTCGGGCTGTTATACATTCAGAACCAGAAGTGGTGTCATCCTCTCGTGCTGATCCTCCACACCAAACTGAAAATAGAAACATAGAAGCCTCTAGTGGAATTTAA